One region of Cryptosporangium phraense genomic DNA includes:
- a CDS encoding carbohydrate ABC transporter permease — MTTTLSAPDEAPPEPTRKPRKRRRTPALPYLLLIPAIVLELAVHVIPMLTGIWMSLRELTQFHIRDWSGAPFIGLDNYKVSLDVDSATGKELLHSFWVTIACTILVVGLSYGLGLAAAVLLQRPFRGRALLRTLFLTPYALPVYAAVIIWSFLLQRDTGALNHVLVDQLHLVDDRPFWLIGGNSFWSLVIVMVWKHWPFAFLCLMAGLQGVPQDLYEAAYMDGAGFWRRLRAVTLPMLRPVNQVLLLVLFLWTFNDFNTPYVLFGKSAPDQADLISIHIYESSFVTWNFGLGSAMSVCLLLFLSIVSGLYLFFTRKARADA; from the coding sequence ATGACGACCACGCTCTCGGCCCCCGACGAAGCGCCCCCGGAGCCGACCCGAAAGCCCCGGAAACGCCGCCGGACGCCGGCCCTGCCGTACCTGCTGCTGATTCCGGCCATCGTGCTGGAACTGGCCGTGCACGTCATCCCGATGCTCACCGGCATCTGGATGAGCCTGCGAGAACTCACCCAGTTCCACATCCGCGACTGGTCCGGCGCCCCGTTCATCGGCCTGGACAACTACAAGGTCTCGCTCGACGTCGACAGCGCGACCGGCAAGGAACTCCTGCACTCGTTCTGGGTGACGATCGCCTGCACGATCCTGGTGGTCGGCCTGTCCTACGGACTCGGCCTGGCCGCGGCCGTGCTGCTGCAGCGTCCGTTCCGCGGCCGCGCCCTCTTGCGGACGCTCTTTCTGACGCCGTATGCGCTGCCGGTCTACGCGGCGGTGATCATCTGGAGCTTCCTGTTGCAGCGCGACACCGGGGCACTGAACCACGTGCTCGTCGACCAGTTGCATCTCGTCGACGACCGGCCGTTCTGGCTGATCGGCGGCAACAGCTTCTGGTCGCTGGTGATCGTGATGGTCTGGAAGCACTGGCCGTTCGCGTTCCTGTGCCTGATGGCGGGGCTGCAGGGCGTTCCCCAGGACCTCTACGAGGCCGCGTACATGGACGGGGCCGGGTTCTGGCGCCGGCTGCGGGCGGTGACGCTGCCGATGCTGCGCCCGGTCAACCAGGTCCTGCTGCTGGTCCTGTTCCTGTGGACGTTCAACGACTTCAACACCCCGTACGTCCTGTTCGGCAAGAGCGCACCGGATCAAGCCGACCTGATCTCGATCCACATCTACGAGAGCTCGTTCGTGACCTGGAACTTCGGCCTCGGCTCGGCCATGTCGGTCTGCCTGCTGCTGTTCCTGTCGATCGTCTCCGGGCTCTACCTGTTCTTCACCCGAAAGGCGCGCGCCGATGCATGA
- a CDS encoding SDR family oxidoreductase, protein MATVLITGASQGIGRAAAVELARRGHRVVATARNADDLAGLDVAQRLRLDVTDPASVEQAVASAGPVDVLVSNAGQTMRGPVERTPVAEIGRLFDLNALGAIRVTQAVLPGMRERGTGRLVYVSSVLGRLTVPLIGAYAASKWGLEALVETLAAEVRRFGVDAVLLEPGAVSSDGPAAAPVYLTDDDVYQPLAREVAGARSAPIPPAEVAEAIADVVDLPAPVPLRVPVGDAARAALSAAGRR, encoded by the coding sequence ATGGCAACGGTTCTGATCACCGGCGCTTCGCAGGGCATCGGCCGGGCCGCCGCGGTCGAGCTGGCCCGCCGTGGGCACCGGGTCGTGGCCACCGCCCGCAACGCCGACGACCTGGCCGGCCTGGACGTCGCCCAGCGGCTCCGCCTGGACGTCACCGACCCGGCCTCGGTGGAGCAAGCGGTCGCGTCCGCCGGGCCGGTGGACGTCCTGGTCAGCAACGCCGGCCAGACCATGCGCGGGCCGGTCGAGCGGACGCCGGTCGCGGAGATCGGCCGGCTGTTCGACCTCAACGCGCTCGGCGCCATCCGGGTCACCCAGGCCGTGCTGCCGGGGATGCGCGAGCGGGGTACGGGCCGTCTCGTGTACGTGTCGAGCGTCCTCGGCCGGCTGACCGTCCCGCTGATCGGCGCCTACGCGGCGAGCAAGTGGGGGCTCGAGGCGCTGGTCGAGACGCTGGCCGCCGAGGTGCGCCGGTTCGGCGTCGACGCGGTGCTGCTGGAGCCGGGCGCGGTCTCGTCCGACGGCCCGGCGGCCGCCCCGGTCTATCTGACCGACGACGACGTCTACCAGCCGCTGGCGCGCGAGGTCGCCGGGGCCCGCAGCGCGCCGATTCCGCCCGCGGAGGTCGCCGAGGCCATCGCCGACGTCGTCGACCTCCCCGCCCCGGTGCCGTTGCGCGTGCCGGTCGGCGACGCGGCCCGGGCGGCGCTCAGCGCAGCTGGGCGTCGATGA
- a CDS encoding GNAT family N-acetyltransferase, which produces MTITEQVVARAPEEMAEAIAALVTASCAELDVYRWVFPESAVRAEALAESCRLAVDQVWSGAGGHADVVADEDGRVLGAAVWFAGRPPFPSEIFERYLAGVGTAAARLRQMEEFLLAGHSGGDEEYLRFLAVVPGRRGVGLGSSLLAHRLRELDRVGRAATVEAVSARGVTLCAQHGFVPVGSEFRGPGQTRARPIMVPMRRAPTR; this is translated from the coding sequence ATGACCATCACCGAGCAGGTCGTAGCCAGGGCCCCCGAAGAGATGGCGGAGGCCATCGCCGCGCTGGTCACCGCCTCCTGCGCCGAACTCGACGTCTACCGGTGGGTGTTCCCCGAGTCGGCGGTCCGGGCCGAGGCGCTGGCGGAGAGTTGCCGGCTGGCCGTCGACCAGGTGTGGTCGGGCGCGGGCGGCCACGCCGACGTCGTCGCCGACGAGGACGGCCGGGTGCTGGGCGCGGCGGTGTGGTTCGCGGGGCGTCCGCCGTTTCCGTCGGAGATCTTCGAGCGGTACCTGGCCGGGGTCGGGACGGCGGCCGCGCGGCTCCGGCAGATGGAGGAGTTCCTGCTGGCCGGTCATTCCGGCGGGGACGAGGAGTATCTGCGGTTCCTGGCCGTGGTTCCCGGTCGTCGGGGTGTCGGGCTCGGATCGTCGCTGCTGGCTCATCGGCTCCGGGAGCTGGATCGGGTGGGGCGGGCGGCGACGGTCGAGGCGGTGTCCGCGCGGGGCGTGACGCTGTGTGCGCAGCACGGGTTCGTGCCGGTCGGGAGCGAATTCCGGGGGCCGGGCCAGACCCGGGCCCGTCCGATCATGGTCCCGATGCGCCGCGCCCCCACCCGCTGA
- a CDS encoding UBP-type zinc finger domain-containing protein produces the protein MSESSIDPSVPPSGPGCAECTANSGWWLHLRRCAECGHIGCCDNSPSQHATGHYRQSGHRTIQSFEPGEDWFYDYATEEFVTGPVLAPPNSHPEGQPAPGPAGAVPPNWQSLLNR, from the coding sequence ATGAGCGAGAGTTCGATCGATCCGTCCGTCCCGCCGTCCGGCCCCGGTTGTGCCGAGTGCACCGCGAACAGCGGCTGGTGGTTACACCTGCGCCGGTGCGCGGAGTGCGGGCACATCGGCTGCTGCGACAATTCGCCGTCGCAGCACGCGACCGGGCACTACCGGCAGTCGGGCCACCGGACCATCCAGTCGTTCGAGCCGGGCGAGGACTGGTTCTACGACTACGCCACCGAGGAATTCGTCACCGGGCCGGTGCTGGCCCCGCCGAACAGTCACCCGGAGGGTCAGCCCGCTCCGGGGCCGGCCGGCGCGGTACCGCCCAACTGGCAGTCGCTCCTGAACCGCTGA
- a CDS encoding epoxide hydrolase family protein, protein MTISPFTVQIPDKALDDLRQRLAATRWPTRELVGDRSQGVQLAALHALTEYWATDYDGQRVASRLNALPQFTTEIDGVEIHFVHVRSANPDALPLIMTHGWPGSVIEMLDSVGPLTDPTAHGGDADDAFHLVLPSLPGYGFSGEPAELGWDLVRTAQAWAELMSRLGYDRYVAQGGDVGAGVTDAIGRIGPDGLVGIHTNLLVPALNDPASLPNGTDAEKAALAAIKTFQTSGNGYFVEMATRPQTIGYALLDSPAALAAWMIDHDTDAYNKIARAFVAGEPSGNLTRDHILDNITIYWLTSTGASTSRSYWEAYGPDAPAAGAAPLPDPRVPVGFSAFPGEIWRTPRSWAAQSYPTLNYFGEAERGGHFAAWEEPELFAAELRAAFRPLR, encoded by the coding sequence ATGACGATCAGTCCGTTCACGGTGCAGATACCCGACAAGGCGCTCGACGACCTGCGGCAACGTCTGGCCGCGACGCGCTGGCCGACCCGGGAACTCGTCGGCGACCGCTCGCAGGGCGTGCAACTGGCCGCCCTGCACGCGCTGACCGAGTACTGGGCGACCGACTACGACGGACAGCGGGTCGCGTCCCGGCTGAACGCGCTGCCGCAGTTCACTACCGAGATCGACGGCGTCGAGATCCACTTCGTCCACGTCCGGTCGGCGAACCCGGACGCGCTGCCGCTGATCATGACCCACGGCTGGCCCGGCTCGGTCATCGAGATGCTCGACTCGGTCGGCCCGCTGACCGATCCGACCGCGCACGGCGGCGACGCCGATGACGCGTTCCACCTGGTGCTGCCGTCGCTGCCCGGCTACGGCTTCTCGGGCGAGCCGGCCGAGCTCGGATGGGACCTGGTCCGGACCGCGCAGGCCTGGGCCGAGCTGATGAGCCGGCTCGGCTACGACCGCTACGTGGCCCAGGGCGGCGACGTCGGCGCCGGGGTCACCGACGCGATCGGACGGATCGGCCCCGACGGGCTGGTCGGCATTCACACCAACCTGCTGGTGCCCGCGCTCAACGACCCGGCGTCGTTACCGAACGGCACCGACGCCGAGAAGGCCGCGCTGGCCGCCATCAAGACGTTCCAGACCAGCGGCAACGGCTACTTCGTCGAGATGGCCACCCGGCCGCAGACGATCGGGTACGCGCTGCTCGACTCGCCGGCCGCGCTCGCGGCCTGGATGATCGACCACGACACCGACGCCTATAACAAGATCGCCCGGGCGTTCGTCGCGGGCGAGCCGTCGGGCAACCTCACCCGGGACCACATCCTCGACAACATCACGATCTACTGGCTGACCAGCACCGGCGCGTCGACCTCGCGGTCGTACTGGGAGGCCTACGGACCGGACGCGCCGGCCGCCGGCGCGGCACCGCTCCCCGACCCCCGGGTCCCGGTCGGCTTCAGTGCGTTCCCCGGTGAGATCTGGCGGACGCCGAGGAGCTGGGCCGCGCAGTCCTACCCCACGCTGAACTACTTCGGCGAGGCGGAGCGGGGCGGCCACTTCGCCGCCTGGGAGGAGCCGGAGCTGTTCGCCGCCGAACTCCGCGCCGCGTTCCGCCCCCTGCGCTGA
- a CDS encoding TetR/AcrR family transcriptional regulator, which translates to MTDRPGARERILAAAATLFTRQGINATGMDQLSATATASKRTVYTHFRTKDDLVLAYLAEARPTPEQALDRTDRPARERLLAIFEPRADGDDPRRGCPFLNAAVEVPDPDAPAHAFARQHKVEFARRLTETAREAGARDPETLGEQLALLYDGAAGRAVVMNSPAPGARAREIAELLIDAQLR; encoded by the coding sequence GTGACCGACCGACCGGGCGCCCGGGAGCGCATCCTCGCCGCGGCCGCGACCCTGTTCACCCGGCAGGGGATCAACGCGACCGGAATGGATCAGCTGTCGGCCACCGCCACCGCGTCGAAGCGCACCGTCTACACCCACTTCCGCACCAAGGACGACCTGGTCCTGGCCTACCTGGCCGAGGCTCGGCCGACCCCGGAGCAGGCCCTGGACCGCACCGACCGGCCCGCGCGGGAGCGGCTGCTGGCGATCTTCGAACCCCGCGCCGACGGCGACGACCCCCGGCGCGGCTGCCCGTTCCTCAACGCGGCCGTCGAGGTGCCCGATCCGGACGCGCCCGCGCACGCGTTCGCCCGGCAGCACAAGGTCGAGTTCGCCCGGCGGCTGACCGAGACCGCCCGGGAGGCCGGGGCCCGCGACCCGGAGACGCTCGGCGAGCAGCTCGCGCTGCTCTACGACGGGGCCGCCGGGCGAGCCGTCGTGATGAACTCCCCCGCGCCCGGCGCGCGCGCCCGCGAGATAGCGGAACTGCTCATCGACGCCCAGCTGCGCTGA
- a CDS encoding CGNR zinc finger domain-containing protein, with protein sequence MGGDEELLLAVANTAHGPDDEFVDGESLRAWWLALGHPATSPAVDVEIVRALRVLIRGLALRNNGVEPDLGRAAGLESLGLRLDLGGPPSLRAEERGDLAREIAAATVTALLRATARPGWPRVKACRGDDCRWVFIDGSRNGSRRWCAMAGCGNRAKAATFRDRHRRTAPT encoded by the coding sequence ATGGGAGGCGACGAGGAGCTGCTGCTGGCCGTGGCCAACACCGCTCACGGGCCGGACGACGAGTTCGTCGACGGCGAATCGCTCCGCGCCTGGTGGCTCGCGCTCGGGCATCCGGCCACGTCGCCGGCGGTGGACGTCGAGATCGTGCGCGCGCTGCGCGTCCTCATTCGCGGTCTGGCGCTGCGCAACAACGGCGTTGAGCCCGACCTCGGCCGGGCCGCAGGCCTGGAGTCGCTCGGCCTCCGGCTCGACCTCGGCGGCCCGCCGTCGCTGCGCGCCGAAGAGCGCGGCGATCTCGCGCGTGAGATCGCCGCGGCCACGGTGACGGCCCTCCTGCGCGCGACGGCCCGGCCGGGCTGGCCGCGGGTCAAGGCCTGCCGCGGCGACGACTGCCGCTGGGTCTTCATCGACGGCTCGCGCAACGGCTCCCGCCGCTGGTGCGCGATGGCCGGCTGCGGCAACCGCGCCAAGGCCGCCACGTTCCGCGACCGCCACCGCCGTACGGCGCCGACCTGA
- a CDS encoding carbohydrate ABC transporter permease, producing the protein MHETAAERWSRRIVLTLLTLFVVIPLYVMLSTAIKPLSNVRDSFTWLPQKVSFEAFVDMWDTVPLGQYLVNSLIVSTSAAVLSVAIAILAAYATSRWRFRGRGLFLASALSTQMFPGILFLLPLFLIYVNVGRATGIELYASRTGLIITYLTFSLPFSIWMLVGYFDSIPRELDEAAAVDGAGPMRILFRVLIPTAVPGILAVTVYAFMTAWGEVLFASVMTDETTRTVAVGLAGYSTQYDVYWNQIMAASLVVSVPVVAAFLFLQKYFVAGLTAGAVK; encoded by the coding sequence ATGCATGAGACCGCCGCCGAGCGCTGGTCGCGCCGGATCGTCCTGACCCTGCTGACGCTGTTCGTCGTCATTCCGCTCTACGTGATGCTGTCGACCGCGATCAAGCCGCTGTCCAACGTCCGCGACTCGTTCACCTGGCTCCCGCAGAAAGTGTCGTTCGAGGCCTTCGTCGACATGTGGGACACGGTGCCGCTCGGGCAGTACCTGGTGAACAGCCTGATCGTCTCGACGTCCGCGGCCGTCCTCTCGGTCGCGATCGCGATCCTCGCGGCCTACGCGACGAGCCGGTGGCGGTTCCGTGGGCGCGGACTGTTCCTCGCCAGCGCGCTCTCCACCCAGATGTTCCCGGGGATCCTGTTCCTGCTGCCGCTGTTCCTGATCTACGTGAACGTCGGCCGGGCCACCGGGATCGAGCTCTACGCGAGCCGGACCGGCCTGATCATCACCTATCTGACGTTCTCGCTGCCGTTCTCGATCTGGATGCTCGTCGGCTACTTCGACTCGATCCCCCGCGAGCTGGACGAGGCCGCCGCCGTCGACGGCGCCGGTCCGATGCGGATCCTGTTCCGCGTCCTGATCCCGACCGCGGTGCCGGGCATCCTCGCGGTGACGGTCTACGCGTTCATGACCGCCTGGGGCGAGGTCCTGTTCGCGTCGGTCATGACCGACGAGACCACCCGGACGGTCGCCGTCGGTCTCGCCGGTTACTCCACCCAGTACGACGTCTACTGGAACCAGATCATGGCCGCGTCGCTGGTCGTCAGCGTGCCGGTCGTGGCCGCATTCCTGTTCCTGCAGAAGTACTTCGTGGCCGGGCTGACCGCCGGTGCGGTCAAGTAG
- a CDS encoding DMT family transporter: MRTGEPALLLAATIFGVGTTVSVVALRAVRPVDLLAVEISGAAVLLVIAALARGRLRRRGAGRQMLVGALVPGLAFLFGDLGLARTSASSGSLLLAAEPLLSVLLAVVLLRERLSGRAVAALLLGLIGGALVALGPRGRSDTTLGNALVLLAVAASALYLIATRRFNEDDDGLNASAWQSTGGALSVAPFVVGSWSTGGTRLDTAGASAWVACLAVVVCGAIGGVLFNRGIARVPAARAGQLDNLTPLVGTLTAVVFLGDRPSVIQLAGGVAVLAGLALLLRFQEEPCSAESRSPAASSGPRDGSSPPAVPPPPAGEATLPGSSSRSPVGSPVTPSRTRR, from the coding sequence GTGCGTACCGGTGAGCCCGCGCTGCTGCTGGCGGCCACGATCTTCGGCGTCGGTACGACGGTGTCGGTGGTCGCGCTGCGGGCGGTCCGGCCGGTCGACCTGCTCGCGGTGGAGATCTCCGGGGCCGCCGTGCTGCTGGTGATCGCCGCTCTCGCCCGCGGCCGCCTGCGCAGGCGCGGGGCCGGACGCCAGATGCTGGTCGGCGCACTGGTGCCGGGGCTGGCGTTCCTCTTCGGCGACCTCGGGCTGGCCCGTACGAGCGCGTCCAGCGGCAGCCTGCTGCTGGCCGCCGAGCCGCTGCTGTCGGTGCTGCTGGCGGTCGTCCTGCTGCGCGAACGGCTCTCCGGACGGGCGGTCGCGGCCCTGCTGCTGGGTCTGATCGGGGGCGCGCTGGTGGCTCTCGGCCCACGCGGCCGTAGCGACACGACGCTAGGTAACGCGCTGGTGTTGCTGGCGGTGGCCGCGTCCGCGCTCTACCTGATCGCCACCCGACGCTTCAACGAGGACGACGACGGGCTGAACGCGAGCGCGTGGCAGAGCACCGGTGGGGCACTGAGCGTGGCGCCGTTCGTGGTCGGGTCGTGGTCCACCGGCGGCACCCGGCTCGACACCGCCGGGGCGTCGGCCTGGGTGGCGTGTCTCGCGGTGGTGGTCTGCGGGGCGATCGGCGGGGTGCTGTTCAACCGCGGGATCGCGCGGGTCCCGGCCGCCCGGGCCGGGCAACTCGACAACCTGACGCCGCTGGTCGGCACGCTGACCGCGGTGGTGTTCCTGGGTGATCGTCCGTCGGTTATCCAGCTGGCCGGGGGCGTGGCGGTCCTGGCCGGGCTCGCCCTGCTACTTCGTTTCCAGGAGGAACCGTGTTCTGCGGAATCTCGCTCGCCGGCCGCGTCGAGCGGGCCGAGGGACGGTTCATCGCCGCCTGCAGTGCCGCCGCCGCCCGCCGGCGAGGCGACCTTGCCGGGTTCGTCGTCCCGGTCGCCGGTGGGGTCGCCAGTTACGCCGAGCCGGACTCGCCGCTGA
- a CDS encoding DEAD/DEAH box helicase, whose protein sequence is MARPGQRRTGARRPAPNNQRGRHRGDVIALLAGTAREVEAAAQRGRVTPAVRTKFHAVALLLRDERARLRKDAAGSENHRSEQLKRLDGIAQILATTAVRDVELMALLDEDAVVADSVRSLKREMLLSAGLEPAPEEAPPPAETPAAPERRVVPQSVATRQLATPFLAPDYSAYAQRSTARPRRLASWELLGPLLSSFERAGSGDSACMTLPAPSTRYPKLMAHQARLVAAAAAGHRTFLLADEPGLGKTAQALLAAEAADAYPLLAVVPNVVKTNWAREAGLWTPNRPVTVVQGNGDTVDGYADIVVVNYEVLDRHVGWLGNFGFRGMVVDEAHFIKNKTSQRSQHVLELAERIRSRTAQPLLMALTGTPLINDIDDFRAIWQFLGWIDDTKPLGELMQALEDTGLTPADPGFYPAAREAVVEQGIVRRRKVDVAADIPDRRIADLPVELDGSAGRSIRAAERKLARRMVEQYSLAGGPADVVDEVLVRRIARAELKDSTTTSGENVFSMMRRIGQAKAGPAADYAAQLARSAGKVVFFAKHVDVMDEAEEIFEKQGVQYASIRGDQTPKARQRNIDAFVNDPDVAIAVCSLTAAGVGLNLQVASNVVLAELSWTDAEQTQAIDRSHRIGQTEPVTAWRIIAAQTIDARIAELIDTKAGLAARALDGSDEEIVPSADVQLEALVALLTEALQK, encoded by the coding sequence ATGGCTCGACCAGGCCAGCGCCGAACGGGTGCTCGCCGTCCCGCCCCGAACAACCAGCGGGGCCGCCATCGCGGCGACGTCATCGCGCTGCTCGCCGGCACCGCCCGCGAAGTCGAGGCGGCGGCCCAGCGCGGACGCGTGACGCCCGCTGTCCGCACGAAGTTCCACGCGGTCGCCCTGCTGCTGCGGGACGAGCGTGCCCGCCTGCGCAAGGACGCCGCCGGCTCCGAGAACCACCGCTCCGAGCAGCTCAAACGCCTCGACGGCATCGCGCAGATCCTCGCGACCACCGCGGTCCGCGACGTCGAGTTGATGGCACTGCTCGACGAGGACGCGGTCGTCGCCGACTCCGTCCGCTCGCTCAAGCGCGAGATGCTGCTCTCCGCCGGCCTCGAGCCGGCCCCCGAGGAAGCGCCGCCGCCCGCCGAGACCCCGGCCGCCCCCGAGCGCCGCGTGGTGCCGCAGTCGGTAGCGACCCGCCAGCTGGCGACCCCGTTCCTTGCCCCCGACTACTCTGCGTATGCACAGCGCTCCACTGCCCGGCCGCGCCGGCTGGCCAGCTGGGAGCTGCTCGGCCCGCTGCTCAGCTCGTTCGAGCGCGCCGGCAGCGGTGACTCCGCGTGCATGACGCTGCCCGCGCCCTCCACGCGCTACCCGAAGCTGATGGCCCACCAGGCCCGGCTGGTCGCCGCGGCCGCGGCCGGCCACCGCACTTTCCTGCTCGCCGACGAGCCCGGCCTGGGCAAGACCGCTCAGGCGCTGCTCGCGGCCGAGGCCGCCGACGCGTACCCGCTGCTCGCCGTCGTGCCGAACGTCGTCAAGACCAACTGGGCCCGCGAGGCCGGCCTCTGGACGCCGAACCGCCCGGTCACCGTCGTGCAGGGCAACGGCGACACCGTCGACGGCTACGCCGACATCGTCGTCGTCAACTACGAGGTGCTCGACCGGCACGTGGGCTGGCTCGGCAACTTCGGCTTCCGCGGGATGGTCGTCGACGAGGCGCACTTCATCAAGAACAAGACGTCGCAGCGCTCGCAGCACGTCCTCGAGCTGGCCGAGCGGATCCGGTCGCGCACCGCGCAGCCGCTGCTCATGGCGCTCACCGGCACCCCGCTGATCAACGACATCGACGACTTCCGGGCCATCTGGCAGTTCCTCGGCTGGATCGACGACACGAAGCCGCTCGGCGAGCTGATGCAGGCACTGGAAGACACCGGCCTGACGCCCGCCGACCCGGGCTTCTACCCGGCCGCCCGCGAGGCCGTCGTCGAGCAGGGCATCGTCCGGCGCCGCAAGGTCGACGTCGCCGCCGACATCCCCGACCGCCGCATCGCCGACCTGCCCGTCGAACTCGACGGTTCCGCCGGCCGGTCGATCCGCGCGGCCGAGCGGAAGCTCGCCCGCCGCATGGTCGAGCAGTACTCCCTCGCCGGGGGCCCGGCCGACGTCGTCGACGAGGTCCTCGTCCGCCGCATCGCGCGGGCCGAGCTCAAGGACTCCACGACGACGTCCGGCGAGAACGTGTTCAGCATGATGCGACGTATCGGGCAGGCGAAGGCCGGCCCGGCCGCCGACTACGCCGCCCAGCTGGCCCGCAGCGCCGGCAAGGTCGTCTTCTTCGCCAAACACGTCGACGTGATGGACGAGGCGGAAGAGATCTTCGAGAAGCAGGGGGTGCAGTACGCGTCGATCCGGGGGGACCAGACCCCCAAGGCGCGGCAGCGCAACATCGACGCGTTCGTGAACGACCCCGACGTCGCGATCGCCGTCTGTTCGCTGACCGCGGCCGGCGTGGGCCTCAACCTGCAGGTCGCGTCGAACGTCGTGCTGGCCGAGCTGTCGTGGACCGACGCCGAGCAGACCCAGGCCATCGACCGGAGCCACCGGATCGGCCAGACCGAGCCGGTCACCGCGTGGCGCATCATCGCCGCGCAGACGATCGACGCCCGGATCGCCGAGCTGATCGACACCAAGGCCGGCCTGGCCGCCCGGGCGCTGGACGGGTCCGACGAGGAGATCGTCCCGTCGGCCGACGTCCAGCTGGAGGCGCTGGTCGCGCTGCTCACCGAGGCCCTGCAGAAGTAG
- a CDS encoding GNAT family N-acetyltransferase, translated as MGFDGVPAAAELEAIERAYAERGAAVQVEVSSLADPGVLELLAGRGYRLVSFENVLGCVASERPDVADVRRSGEDEFEVWLDVVVEASLHPDAEGVAWYEQFSRAVLENAERDAAGLTRRYLARLDGTPAGGGSMHVVDGIAQLTGAGTRPEFRRRGVQSALLGARLTDAAKAGCDVAVVVVQPGSRSHQNAARHGFEVLYTRAVLAL; from the coding sequence GTGGGGTTCGACGGGGTGCCGGCGGCGGCCGAGCTGGAGGCGATCGAGCGGGCCTACGCGGAGCGGGGCGCGGCGGTGCAGGTGGAGGTGTCCAGCCTGGCGGATCCGGGGGTGCTGGAGTTGCTGGCCGGTCGGGGCTACCGGCTCGTGTCATTCGAGAACGTGCTCGGTTGCGTTGCCTCCGAGCGGCCGGACGTGGCTGATGTTCGACGCAGCGGCGAGGACGAGTTCGAGGTGTGGCTGGACGTCGTCGTGGAGGCGTCACTGCACCCGGACGCGGAGGGGGTCGCGTGGTACGAGCAGTTCTCGCGCGCGGTGCTGGAGAACGCCGAGCGTGATGCGGCCGGTCTCACCCGGCGGTATCTGGCCCGTCTGGACGGCACGCCCGCCGGTGGCGGCAGCATGCACGTCGTCGACGGGATCGCCCAGCTCACCGGGGCGGGCACCCGGCCGGAGTTCCGCCGCCGGGGCGTGCAGAGCGCGCTGCTCGGGGCCCGGCTGACCGATGCGGCGAAGGCCGGCTGCGACGTCGCGGTCGTCGTCGTGCAGCCGGGGTCGCGGTCGCACCAGAATGCCGCGCGCCACGGCTTCGAGGTGCTCTACACCCGGGCGGTGCTGGCGCTCTGA
- a CDS encoding GNAT family N-acetyltransferase, which translates to MQLRQHLALMAMFDDDWGSTEAVRSLVAPFRRAVGNTLRVKTAWTLRPARPADAGRLADLKARAMRPDLERLGLWDEEWARRRFLDTYVPANTDVIEVAGEPVGVIAVRPEMDALWIEHFYLEPAVQGRGLGGQVLRQVMDAHRDERPFRLAIDRGSAARRLYERVGFVHLWDDDNGVDQIFGTP; encoded by the coding sequence GTGCAGCTGCGTCAGCACCTCGCTCTGATGGCGATGTTCGACGACGACTGGGGCTCGACCGAGGCGGTCCGCTCGCTGGTGGCACCGTTCCGCCGGGCCGTCGGAAATACTCTGCGGGTGAAGACTGCGTGGACGCTCCGCCCGGCCCGGCCCGCGGACGCCGGCCGGCTCGCGGACCTCAAGGCCCGCGCCATGCGACCCGACCTCGAACGCCTCGGCCTGTGGGACGAGGAGTGGGCCCGGCGTCGCTTCCTCGACACCTACGTTCCGGCCAACACCGACGTCATCGAGGTGGCCGGGGAGCCGGTCGGCGTCATCGCCGTCCGGCCCGAGATGGACGCGCTGTGGATCGAGCACTTCTACCTGGAGCCGGCGGTCCAGGGCCGGGGGCTGGGTGGTCAGGTGCTGCGTCAGGTGATGGACGCCCATCGTGACGAGCGGCCGTTCCGGCTGGCCATCGACCGCGGCAGCGCGGCGCGCAGGCTCTACGAGCGGGTCGGCTTCGTGCACCTGTGGGACGACGACAACGGCGTCGACCAGATCTTCGGCACACCCTGA